The window TTACCCTCATAGACTACTATTCCATGCTGTATTTTACCCTCATAGACTACTATACCATGCTATACCATGCTGTACTTTACCCTCATAGACTACTATACCATGCTATACCATGCTGTATTTTACCCTCATAGACTACTATTCCATGCTGTATTTTACCCTCATAGACTACTATACCATGCTATACCCTGCTGTATTTTACCCTCATAGACTACTATACCATGCTGTATTTTATCCTCATAGACTACTATACCATGCgatatttttaccctttttcttgcACCTcctatttgctcccaaatgctgatattcataaaggtaagatttgatgaccttattgagtcgGGTCAACAAACTgtagttaattcatgctagcacatgcTAGCCTGTTATCACATTGATGGATGTTGGTTCGGTATTGATGAATTTGATGTTGTTGCCGTTcctggttggggaccactggtgtcatgtgtttgtgtgcaggtcTTTGGGTCCTGAGAACTTGCTGCTAAAAGGGGCAACTTTAAAGAATACTCAGAAGGTGTCCGGTGAGTTGCCATTCACTTCCCTCACATCACACATTGGCAAAGGTAACTCAAAAGTACTCTTGTGCTGCTTGCGATTGTGAAGGTGTTGCTGTTTACACTGGCATGGAGACCAAAATGGCTCTCAACTATCAGGGCAAGTCTCAGAAACGTTCGGCAGTGGAGAAGTAAGTTGGATGATGTGTGATGCATACGTGATGCCTACCTTCTATTAGTAATCCCGTATTTTCACGTCTGAACGTTTTAGGTCCATCAATGCCTTCCTTTTGGTTTACCTTTGCATACTGGTGAGCAAGGCACTGGTGTGCACGACACTCAAGTATATTTGGCAAAACACGCCAGGGCAGGATGAGCCTTGGTACAACCAGAAAACCCAGAAAGAGAAGGACACCAACCTGGTGAGTCATGTAGCATGTAGCAGCAATATAGTACACAGTATTAGTATTGTCAGTCGTCATTCATTTGGAGTAAGATACAGTTGGTCTACCTGGCATCAGATCAGTCTTTATAGTGCGTATGGCAACGGAAGATCTGCATGCATCGTATTCCAATCCGGGTTAACACATTCAATCCtaaccatttttcaaaagacaagccattcaggcacacagaatattgtgttgtatggctatctAGTCATGGAACCTactaaaagaaacattagactcctgtctttcatcagaaacaagttggtttttacctttttccgttctttagcaatcagcagtagaacataggtaagtttcaggaaaatatcagttcccaactagaaaaaggagaaaagaagctttgtgtgaaaagatacatttcaagcagaacttacactttgacacaaatattttttgcttttgcatcaACTCAAATACCTAAACAACtaaaccaacataaacaacacacaaatcatccacataacaatttatttacaaacaacACCATCATTTAgttaccattttcacatttgtgtgtgcgcgcgtatGTGTTAATATTTTCCAAGCAcatgtaaccttctgcatgctacacttctccacgctctctcacttcctccttcttgtcatgtgtgattttacGGTCcataaatgcacttctgccaccttgctTTTATGGCTTGAAATTGTTCTGAAGccaaatgcattagtggggagttgcatcatcacctctttgccTCACGTGCCAGAAAACGTAAGAGACatgtaaatacgttgttgggatcgggcgttggggtttataaaaacgtatgaaTGCGtcttggtattgaatgagttaacaagcTTTGGCCTCTTCCGATCCACGCTTGTAAAAACGTTGTTATGCGAGATGGTCCATTTCATTGACTGTTAACCTTCTGCACCAATCAGCTATCAAACCTTCACGAGCAACAAGGTAGTTTATTAGCCCAGCAGTGCAGCACACAGCAAAGTAAGATGGATGTGTTTGTCTTTCCTCTCCACAGTACCTAAAGATGTTCACTGACTTCCTGTCATTCATGGTGCTCTTCAATTTCATCATTCCCGTGTCCATGTATGTGACGGTTGAGATGCAAAAGTTTTTGGGATCCTTCTTCATCGGCTGGGACAAGGACTTTTTTGACCCAGAAATCCAGGAAGGGGCACTGGTCAACACCTCCGACCTCAATGAGGAACTAGGACAGGTCAGACAGACCACTTATTGGACTACCATcaatacagtggtatgaaaaagtgtttgcctcctcctgatttcttacttttttttttgcatgtttgtcccacttcaatgtttcagatcatcaaacaaatgtaaatattaatcaatgacaacacaactcaacactttatgctgttttttaaatgaaacattttattattaagggagaaaacaatccaaagctacatggccccgtgtgaaagagtgatggccccctaaagctaaaaagtggttggcccccccttagcagcaacaactgataacttgcaatgagtctcttccagcgctggggaggaatttagcagaattgttgtcattcagccacattggaggcttttccttttgaaggtcatgccacagcatctcaataggattcaggtcaggacttggactaggccactccaaagtcttcagccattcagaggtggacttgctggtgtgttttggatcattgtcctgctgcagaacccaagttgctttcagcttgaggtcaccaacattctccttcagcagaattcatgcttccattgatcacagcaagtcttccagttcctgaagatcatcacactaccaccaccacattttactgttgctatgatgttctttttcttcaatgcggtgttactttcacaccagatgtaatgggacacacaccttccaaaaagctcaacttttgagtattttcccagaggccttaattttgtttttgttcagcagtggttttggtattggaactctgccatgcaggccgtttttgcccagtgtctttcttatggtggagtcatgaacactgaccttaactgaggcaagtgaggcctgcggttctttggatgttgttgtggggtcttttgtgacctctcagatgagtcgtggctgtgctcttggggtcgttttggttggccggcccctcctgggaagattcaccactgttccatgttttggataaaggctctcactgtggtagaaatgtataactttttctacactgatagatctcaagtcatctcagttatgttttaatgggggggcaatcactttttgaaACAGGGCCATGAgggattggattttttttcctgccttaataataaaaagtttcattgaaaaagtgcgtaaagtgttgagttgtgttgtcattgactaatatttacattggtttgatgatctgaaacattgaagtgggacaaacatgcaaagaaataagaaatcaggagggggccaaacactttttcactggTTTGAGACAGACAGCCatcccacagagcctgggttctgttcaaggtttcttccccagggGGAGTTTTTTCTTGTCTCCGTTGCCAAGTGCTCGCTCATGTGGGGGCTCAGTTGGTTCTCAGTTTTCATTTCTGagtgtgaccttcatgtgtcaAGTGTGATGAGATAACTGTTGTTGTGATTCGGCGCTATACCAATAAGTTGAATTGAACTGAATACTTAAAAGTGaagataaaaatgtttgtttttttaagagtgCAGGAGGAGGGGGGTACATGTGTAAAAAGTTAGGGAACCAGTTGCGTAAAAGGACTAGTTGAGTCCAGATGTACTTTGAAATGCTAATATGTTACTGAACAGGCTCTCCTTGCGACTTAGCAAGTTTTATGGCACTTTTGAAGGCAGTCAGACGTCATTGACATTTAGACGAGCATGCTGATGACTGAGATGCAAAGTTAATGCCGTGTGTGAGGTTAATGATCAATGCAGTCATGGCTTCCTCGCACAAAGTCTTCTTTTGTGTCTTGATCCTGGCGTGCAGGTGGAGTACGTGTTCACAGACAAGACGGGTACCCTCACTCAGAACAACATGGAGTTCATCGAGTGCTGCATCGATGGAATCCAGTACAAGCACCGCCATGCAGGCTCCCAGGTGGACGGATTGGGTGTCACAGATGGGCCCGTGAGCGGAATGAAGCAAAAAGCTGGCAAGGTAGGTTTTGCGGCGTTGCCCCATCTGTTTTAACAAATCAAATCAATGAAGACTCCCAAAAAATATCAACATATGGCTGCTCTGAGAGGCTACTCGCCATGTCAGCATACGTATTCTATTCAAGTGTTGGTGGCCTGATAACACATTACAGACTGTTGCACTACTGCGTGTGTGTTGATAAGACGTGTTGGGATAATTGGCTGTAAATCTGAAGCGTTATCTAATCTCCTGCTACTGTATATGATGACCTTCTGGCTGCAAAGGAGTTGGGCTTTCTGCGGCTGTTAGACTGCACCCTCCCAGTGGACACGTGCGTGGAACGCTACACGTATTCCTCGTTGGATaggagtaggggtgtcacaagatctcacaaaatttaaacgtgacaagatttctcgtttcaaaaaaaagtcttgtgggCACAAGAGCTGGAACCATAATAAAGGAATGAAGCACACAATAAATGCATGAAAAAGAAGTGGATCATCAATATAttaccatgtgcatgcgtgtccgtTTTCCTtgtctcgcctccaaacaggccggaagggagttcactctgtgcattgctttcagcactaTAGAGcgtcatagaacaacggcatgaacgtagtgagcccttttgtcggtCATACACTCTCTTTGTCGCGGTGGGTGGAGGCgcggccgctagcatacacacagtgcagaagggTGTAACGTGTACAAATTAAATTGGTAgatatattgttttatattttaatttaaaagtaatgtttgtcgtttaatgtttgttttgaaaacaaacagTAAAAAATCGCGTCTCATCTTGTTCTCCAACACCCAATCTCCTGTATTGTTTCGTCTCGCAACCCCCCTACCTAAAACACTTCTTAGTGTAATGCAGTGTGGTTGCACTGAGAAGTGTTATTAATATTTTCAAATTGAACACTGTCACTAGAATCAATAAATGGATtaatcaaatgattaaaaaaaaaaaagaaaaacgacGATCATTTTTATTGGCTGTGCGTTGtgttataaaaacagataatatTGCTGTTTTAAATTTGTACTAAGAAAAGAAGTAATTGTGAATGAATCCATGTTTTCTGTGCCATGAGGATCGTGAGGAGCTGTTCCTACGTGCCCTTTGCCTGTGCCACACGGTCCAGGTGAAGGAGTCCCCGGAGCAGGGTCATCCACAAGGCAACAGACTGGCTGACCAGGTGGATTGCCTGCAAATGGACGGGGAGGGTCCGGAGCAACCTGGCGACCAGATGGGCTTCATCGCATCCTCGCCTGACGAGGTCGCTCTGGTCAAGGGTGCCATGAGGCAAGAGGCCAGCGTGGCTTAGGAACATATGGAATGGAACTGAACCTTTTGGATTGGATTGGGCTTTGATTTGTGGGGTTTGTCTCCACCTGCAGGTATGGCTTCACATTTCTGGGTCTGGAAAGTAAAGCCATGAAAATCCTCAACAACAGCAATGAAATTGAAGTGTAAGTTACTGGATTCTCATTCATCTCTCGCTTTGAACGCTCACTGGTTTTCCAATCTCTCCCCAACAGCTATGAGCTCCTTCACGTGCTGAACTTTGACCCCGTGAGAAGGCGAATGAGTGTCATTGTCAAATGCAAAGCAGGTGAATACCAGTGaatgttttatttctatttacagtggagcagtaggggtgtcatggtGCACAATAGGGATGCTCTGACTGGGTTTTTaagctgccgattctgataccgatcagccatgagtgaaattggccgatactgatcacatggattaactttcagtttttctatttattgatgatgagtgctaaaatacaaatccaaggcagaagcgttgtaattgtgaatgtagtgttccacattggtcactaggtgtcagtgttgggtgagacaggaactagactcctcactaaggttccctagggaacacaattactgtgacactgctccaacatgtgagtctgttatcttatgtctaatatgtcttattttctcttatgtctactatattggctaatagaggtgtaaaggtgactatagtgttgttaattcatgtttagagggctctaataatgttaagaaccatatttagaagtttATAAACTAGGTTTTTCtctgtaataattacaaaaatatgcagAAATGGACccattgcggtcgggtctggaaccaactaaccgccataaacaaagGATTTAAGTGAAGGAGGAAAGCCCTGATGTTGTGTTCCTGTGTCTTCTCAATGTCATGCAGGTGATATTCTGCTCTTCTCCAAGGGAGCAGACTCCTCCATTTTCCCCCGTGtcaagctggaggaggtggaaaGGATACGTGTGCATGTGGACCGGAATGCAAGGGTGGGTTAACGACGTGCCCTGACAGATGACTCAGTCATTCCATAAGCCAATCATCCTGCGCTGTCTGGCCGTGTGTGTCGATGGCGTGCAGGAGGGCTACAGAACGTTGTGTGTGGCCTACAAACGCCTCAGCCAGGAGGAGTACGCCCAGGCGGACGCGGGACTGAGGGAAGCGAGGCTGGCGCTGCAGGACAGAGAGGAGAAGCTCATGGCCGTTTATAACGAGGTGGAGACCGGCATGAGCCTCATCGGCGCGACTGCCGTCGAAGATCGGTGGGTGCCCACTCCACATTGGCTGCTTTTTAATGTTGCATGATagtgcatgtatttttttagtgGATACATTTTCTAGGACGGGGGTCAGCAACTGGCATGCGGCTCGTCAGCCTCCTTGTTCCCTTCCTTGGCCGAGCACGGTGCTTTTCAGTATGTAGTGTTTGTTGGAGAGagaaaaggtgagggagtttaGAGCTGAGTCTGCAGCAGGGAAATACAACAATGTCATGAATGAGAGCTTAGTTTAGAAGCTGTGGGATGTTTTTTGGCTCCAGACTACCGTCATTTCTGGACTATAGAACGCACCCCatttaagctgcacccactaaacttcaagagaaaaacagatttgtccaTAGATAAGCTGCTCTGCTTTAGAAGCCGCATGTTTTCATGTGGTGACATGGAGTATTTAGTACACACAAAGATGAAACATAAACAGCAGCTCACCACTGCTGTCTTCATCCTTCCCTTTAAAAGCCATGACATCTTGTTGAAGGAGCTCGCGACGGAACACGGAACCTGGCCCAGCGAGGTTCACCCTAGTCGTACACGCTCTCCAAGTAGCCGATGTGCCGCCCCGGAGGTCGGCAGAACCAGGGGGGAGAGTGGGTGGAGCCACCTGGAGTGGCCCAGCAATGTTCTTCAGCTCTTCCGATGTACCTACATCTACTGGTCACATTTGGAATTACAGTTTACTGCATGGACCTCCAGACACCTCTCCAGGCGTTCTCCATGATGAGATGTGGTGAGACCAGAACGTGAGCACGCATTAGCCGCCAGTCTGgatataagccacagggttcaaagcatgagaaaaagtAGAGGCTTTTACGCCGGAAATTCcgttttcttcttgtttttttactaGAAGAGGAGGCAAAGTGGCTCTTAGGATGGTGAGGTTGCGGTGCCTTTTTGGTACTTTTTGTTAGAAGAGACTGCCATCTGGTGGTTGACTTGGGGTACATATCTTCCAACACGGCGCAAAATGCTGAACATCTTGCAGCCATTCAAACACAATCAGGTGCTTGCATGTGTGGATTTTCAGGCTTCAGGAGGAGGCCGCAGAGACGATGGAGGCACTGCAAGGGGCCGGCATCAAGATCTGGGTCTTGACGGGGGACAAAATGGAGACGGCAAAGTCCACCTGTTTTGCCTGTCGACTGTTTCAGAGGAGCACGGAGCTGTTGGAGCTGACGGTGCGCGCTCTCGAAGAAGGAGGTCGAAAGCGTGAGGAGCGGCTGCACGAGCTCTTGTTGGAGTATCACAAGAAAGCCGTGCAGGAGGCGCCGCTCTGTGAGGCCACCAGCAGCAGGTCTGTACCCGACCAGAACTGCTATCTTTGCAGGAGTGCATGAAGTGCATAATTGTTGTCCTCAAGCAGGAGCTGGTCAGTTCCCAACCACGACTATGGTTTTATTATTGATGGAGCCACTCTGTCAATGGTGCTCAACTCCACTGATTCCAACTCCAGCCACTACAGGAACCTCTTCCTGCAGATATGTCAGAACTGCACCGCTGTGCTCTGCTGCCGCATGGCTCCGTTACAAAAGGCCCAGGTTAGCATCAtcatttaaagggtccctgacacgatgcatcaactttgctttaatatgttatactgtatattgtttggaattatgttctacattgttccatttttgaaaacaaacagtaaatttgcaaaaatgacatttatagttgacggcgccagccatgactagccagctctcgctgttcagtctcatttctggaagtgacgccatcggagtgctatcactcaggtaaacaaacatggcggtgtacgagacagaggacgTTTACAGTCATTCTCGCCAAGATCTGAGCCATGTGTTAATAGTttctgaggaggaagaaacataatagagaacttgcagaacttGGATTTAAACCtcaagacatggagatgaagattggtcgccttcaaaacacagaatggtcaatgtaaattactctggataattgaaggataagcaactaccctggagttgcttattcttcaattattgttttacattggcttcttaatgagcataaagggtctttatagcctcatttattgtgtattttgccACCCCCGCCACCCACTGACAACATATCGCAGTGAAAAGGTGTTAATATAACATATgtaatgctttacagccttgtcgctatcatggaatagtgtttagaagacattatgtaaacaatacATGACTTAGTCTGTTCTATGGCAACTTTACCtcgttcttcttgtcttttttttttttttttcctgtgtaccggcggaataacatccttttcaaaatgtgtttatagcgtactttcaagccaagtgcttcttgtaaaggtattCCTTcgtagcagtcatcagtgaaatgatcactacAAAGAACAGAACTTGAGTTGggcatccatctgtctctccttctctgcacttgcttcgtccattgttgtcttaaaccttccgcttttggaaaagaaaacaaacatactGAAAAAGTGTTGCTGCTTTGTACACATGTGTAGCTAAGTGCTCCTGCAGATCTGTAAGTGTCGTTTCtcgttatgaaaataaatggccTGGCTGAATACAGCCATCCTGACGTGCAATTAttcagccgccattacaatacagtatcacttgaatactgtgaacatccagcagcaacacaacattttggcatgactactgtttggatgaaaaatatactgaaccaagtccaccACCTCCctggagaagcgtttgtttactctgctttagctgagaggtgtcaccccgatgatgtCACTTTCGGAAATGAGGCTTTGCTATCaactttaaatgtcatttttgcaaatttaccatttGCTTTCAGAAAAGGGATGTGCATGTACaacataattccaaacaatatttaacatatttaagcaaagttgaatcatgtcagggaccctttagaAAGGAGATTAAAACTTTAAAGTCTGTACTATTTCTTCATCCACTGCTTTCTTCATGCTTGGTTCAGATAGTGAAGCTGGTGAAGAACTCCAAAGGCAACCCCATCACCCTCTCTATTGGAGATGGCGCTAATGACGTCAGCATGATTTTGGAAGCTCATGTTGGCATTGGTAGGACATCTCACGCAACTCAGTCTGACACATGAATGTCTTCCGCCTTGTTTCCACCTCGTTGACTCTGCGGTGGTACGCAGTGttgcgtgccaatgagtaatGGGGgttgggtgcagagtgagctgggtggaaAACGGCTGCAGAAGCTAGCGTTGGGTACGTGGAatgtccatctatccatccgtcttctatgccgcttctacATGCctgagcctaccccagctgactttgggcgagaggcagggcaccctagactggtcgccagccaatcgcagggcaaggAGGAATGTCACCTGTTAAAAtacagcagagcataaaaatgattCCATGTTTAACCCAGCAGGAAgtgttttggtttggaatacgTGGAATGTGTCAGGAAAGCTGGCCAATCAAGTCCTGGGTTTCTGCATATGTTCTTGACTGCACCGCCTTTGCTCCCATGACTAAAATATCAGCATGGACGCTAAGCGAAGCACAAGTGTCAACTTGGCCTTTACCTTAGCAGGTAAAGCCCCCTTAATGACGTGCTTTTGGTATTTCAGGCATCAAGGGTAAAGAAGGTCGTCAGGCGGTGAGGAACAGCGACTACGCCATTCCCAAACTCAAACACCTAAAAAAGCTCCTGCTGGCACACGGACATCTGTACTACGTCCGCATTGCTCACCTGGTGCAGTACTTCTTTTACAAGGTAGGACGACGCGAGGCTTCAGCGTCCCCCTCTGTCCCAAAGCAAACATGTTCTCAAGTCTTCTCATCTTCTCTCATGGCCCACAGAACCTTTGCTTCATcttacctcagtttttgtaccaGTTCTTCTGTGGATATTCCCAGCAGGTGAGACGCAACCAAGACCTTTACAGGTTGATGCCCACCCCCTCAACTCACCTCTCTTTTTGTCCTTGGGCATGACAACTTTACTTGTATGATGTAGTATCTTCAGTAGTATCTTCAGTAGTATGCAGTATCTTCAGTAGTATGTAGTATCTCCATAGTATGCAGTATCTTCAGTAATAAAGTATCTTCATAGTATGCAGTATCTTTAGTACAGTAGTATGTAGTATCTTCAGTAATAAAGTATCTTCATAGTATGTTGTATCTTCATAGTATGCAGTATCTTCAGTACAGTAGTATGTAGTATCTTGAGTAATAAAGTATCTTCATAGTATGTTGTATCTTCATAGTATGCAGTATCTTCAgtagtatgtactgtagtatgtCGAGTACTCATTGGAGGTGTAACGGTACGTGGATTCACATTTTTCAGTATGGAACGTTGATATTGAGTACCAATTTCCAGGGAGGGTAGAAGTG of the Dunckerocampus dactyliophorus isolate RoL2022-P2 chromosome 11, RoL_Ddac_1.1, whole genome shotgun sequence genome contains:
- the atp11c gene encoding phospholipid-transporting ATPase IG isoform X12 produces the protein MLCHSPSVGGTRMELKGEERRVDSRTIYIGHRPPSASEPFTPPKFCDNRIVSSKYTVWNFLPKNLFEQFRRIANFYFLIIFLVQVIVDTPTSPVTSGLPLCFVITVTAIKQGYEDWLRHKADNEVNKYPVLVLEKGRRLRKDSEKIKVGDVLQVEEDETFPCDLILLQSSRDDNTCFVTTASLDGESNHKTHYTVPDIEDLESLSATIECEQPQPDLYKFVGRMHIYKSNQETAVRSLGPENLLLKGATLKNTQKVSGVAVYTGMETKMALNYQGKSQKRSAVEKSINAFLLVYLCILVSKALVCTTLKYIWQNTPGQDEPWYNQKTQKEKDTNLYLKMFTDFLSFMVLFNFIIPVSMYVTVEMQKFLGSFFIGWDKDFFDPEIQEGALVNTSDLNEELGQVEYVFTDKTGTLTQNNMEFIECCIDGIQYKHRHAGSQVDGLGVTDGPVSGMKQKAGKDREELFLRALCLCHTVQVKESPEQGHPQGNRLADQVDCLQMDGEGPEQPGDQMGFIASSPDEVALVKGAMRYGFTFLGLESKAMKILNNSNEIEVYELLHVLNFDPVRRRMSVIVKCKAGDILLFSKGADSSIFPRVKLEEVERIRVHVDRNAREGYRTLCVAYKRLSQEEYAQADAGLREARLALQDREEKLMAVYNEVETGMSLIGATAVEDRLQEEAAETMEALQGAGIKIWVLTGDKMETAKSTCFACRLFQRSTELLELTVRALEEGGRKREERLHELLLEYHKKAVQEAPLCEATSSRSWSVPNHDYGFIIDGATLSMVLNSTDSNSSHYRNLFLQICQNCTAVLCCRMAPLQKAQIVKLVKNSKGNPITLSIGDGANDVSMILEAHVGIGIKGKEGRQAVRNSDYAIPKLKHLKKLLLAHGHLYYVRIAHLVQYFFYKNLCFILPQFLYQFFCGYSQQPLFDAAYLTMYNICFTSMPILAYSLLEQHICMEALLSNAPLYREIRKNAMLRWRPFLYWTLLGVFHGLVFFFGVHCLFRNSALQDDGQVYGNWSYGTIIFTVLVFTVTLKLALDTRHWTWINHFVIWGSLAFYMLFSFFWGGIIWPFLRQQRLYFVFATMLSSVSAWLVIILLVVLSLLPEILLALLRKPSKPFAQQMKHRLPSSGTSTIFMLSQTASTRSFSWSD
- the atp11c gene encoding phospholipid-transporting ATPase IG isoform X10, whose product is MLCHSPSVGGTRMELKGEERRVDSRTIYIGHRPPSASEPFTPPKFCDNRIVSSKYTVWNFLPKNLFEQFRRIANFYFLIIFLVQVIVDTPTSPVTSGLPLCFVITVTAIKQGYEDWLRHKADNEVNKYPVLVLEKGRRLRKDSEKIKVGDVLQVEEDETFPCDLILLQSSRDDNTCFVTTASLDGESNHKTHYTVPDIEDLESLSATIECEQPQPDLYKFVGRMHIYKSNQETAVRSLGPENLLLKGATLKNTQKVSGVAVYTGMETKMALNYQGKSQKRSAVEKSINAFLLVYLCILVSKALVCTTLKYIWQNTPGQDEPWYNQKTQKEKDTNLYLKMFTDFLSFMVLFNFIIPVSMYVTVEMQKFLGSFFIGWDKDFFDPEIQEGALVNTSDLNEELGQVEYVFTDKTGTLTQNNMEFIECCIDGIQYKHRHAGSQVDGLGVTDGPVSGMKQKAGKDREELFLRALCLCHTVQVKESPEQGHPQGNRLADQVDCLQMDGEGPEQPGDQMGFIASSPDEVALVKGAMRYGFTFLGLESKAMKILNNSNEIEVYELLHVLNFDPVRRRMSVIVKCKAGDILLFSKGADSSIFPRVKLEEVERIRVHVDRNAREGYRTLCVAYKRLSQEEYAQADAGLREARLALQDREEKLMAVYNEVETGMSLIGATAVEDRLQEEAAETMEALQGAGIKIWVLTGDKMETAKSTCFACRLFQRSTELLELTVRALEEGGRKREERLHELLLEYHKKAVQEAPLCEATSSRSWSVPNHDYGFIIDGATLSMVLNSTDSNSSHYRNLFLQICQNCTAVLCCRMAPLQKAQIVKLVKNSKGNPITLSIGDGANDVSMILEAHVGIGIKGKEGRQAVRNSDYAIPKLKHLKKLLLAHGHLYYVRIAHLVQYFFYKNLCFILPQFLYQFFCGYSQQPLFDAAYLTMYNICFTSMPILAYSLLEQHICMEALLSNAPLYREIRKNAMLRWRPFLYWTLLGVFHGLWKLVVRHNHLHCPGLHCHAEACSGHTPLDMDQPLCNMGVSCFLHAFQLLLGRNHMALPSPAAFVFCVCHHAELRVGLAGHHPAGGAQPAARDPSGLVAQAQQALCSAEEAGSVERGGPPVSPVVSQAAAHENLFRRVQYCRVNKDSVVMSVSYMQLLARQ
- the atp11c gene encoding phospholipid-transporting ATPase IG isoform X19 → MLCHSPSVGGTRMELKGEERRVDSRTIYIGHRPPSASEPFTPPKFCDNRIVSSKYTVWNFLPKNLFEQFRRIANFYFLIIFLVQVIVDTPTSPVTSGLPLCFVITVTAIKQGYEDWLRHKADNEVNKYPVLVLEKGRRLRKDSEKIKVGDVLQVEEDETFPCDLILLQSSRDDNTCFVTTASLDGESNHKTHYTVPDIEDLESLSATIECEQPQPDLYKFVGRMHIYKSNQETAVRSLGPENLLLKGATLKNTQKVSGVAVYTGMETKMALNYQGKSQKRSAVEKSINAFLLVYLCILVSKALVCTTLKYIWQNTPGQDEPWYNQKTQKEKDTNLYLKMFTDFLSFMVLFNFIIPVSMYVTVEMQKFLGSFFIGWDKDFFDPEIQEGALVNTSDLNEELGQVEYVFTDKTGTLTQNNMEFIECCIDGIQYKHRHAGSQVDGLGVTDGPVSGMKQKAGKDREELFLRALCLCHTVQVKESPEQGHPQGNRLADQVDCLQMDGEGPEQPGDQMGFIASSPDEVALVKGAMRYGFTFLGLESKAMKILNNSNEIEVYELLHVLNFDPVRRRMSVIVKCKAGDILLFSKGADSSIFPRVKLEEVERIRVHVDRNAREGYRTLCVAYKRLSQEEYAQADAGLREARLALQDREEKLMAVYNEVETGMSLIGATAVEDRLQEEAAETMEALQGAGIKIWVLTGDKMETAKSTCFACRLFQRSTELLELTVRALEEGGRKREERLHELLLEYHKKAVQEAPLCEATSSRSWSVPNHDYGFIIDGATLSMVLNSTDSNSSHYRNLFLQICQNCTAVLCCRMAPLQKAQIVKLVKNSKGNPITLSIGDGANDVSMILEAHVGIGIKGKEGRQAVRNSDYAIPKLKHLKKLLLAHGHLYYVRIAHLVQYFFYKNLCFILPQFLYQFFCGYSQQPLFDAAYLTMYNICFTSMPILAYSLLEQHICMEALLSNAPLYREIRKNAMLRWRPFLYWTLLGVFHGLWKLVVRHNHLHCPGLHCHAEACSGHTPLDMDQPLCNMGVSCFLHAFQLLLGRNHMALPSPAAFVFCVCHHAELRVGLAGHHPAGGAQPAARDPSGLVAQAQQALCSAVGRPNILTTEEKKNEKRVFKLWLLLAARG